A stretch of DNA from Vicingaceae bacterium:
AAACTTATAGAGTAAAATTCGAAAGTTGGATAATCCTGACGACATTCATTGTCCGCATTTATTATCAACAACAGATGAATTTGAAAAGGCGTGGAATCAATCAGATATTAAAATGATGATTTTTGGAATTAGAACTAATACTTGGGGAATTAAGGATATTAGCAAAGATACAATAGAAGATTTAATGAATCTTTATGAAGAGTTTTATTTTGGAGGAGGTAATTGGAAATATGCCCAAACATTTTGGAATTATTTTTATTCTATTCAGGAATTATTAAAATGTCGCCTAAATAAAAAAGTAAGTGTAATATGGAATAATGTGTACAAGATTGAGAATGCACCATGGGATATTGAAAATAAATATTTTAATGTTACTTTGGAAGAGGTTGAAATCTTTCGTCCAAATGTAATATTGCTTTTGGGGTTAGATGCAAGGTATACTTTACTTTCAAATATTTTTGGACAAAGTAATCTCAAAGTGGACGATTATTGGGATGATGAGAAATCGCTCTATTCATTAAATATTGATAGTTTAAGTATAGAACCAAAAATAGAACCAAAAATAGAACCAAAAATAAAAAAATATTTAAAAAAAATAATTATTACATATCATCCAAATGCACGTGGAGAATCTGGAATTAAAATGAAATATCTTATTGAACATCTTTCTAATGAACTTAAGAGTTTATAAAACAAAATTATTGTATGCCTTAATAAAATGTTCATAGGCATAATAAATAATAGAATTGTCGCGAAACAATGTTGGAAGTTTAAACCCAAACTTTTCCATTTTTAGACAATACATATTTCCAATTTTTCTAATATCTCTTTATATTTCTTTGGATATCCGGCTCTTTTCCACTCCTCTCCTATCTGTATACTCTGTATCCTACTCATCATCTCTATTATGTCCTTCGGACTGTGTTGGCTTTCCATCTTCTTTTCCTTCAACTTCCTCTGTATCCGGTACCAATACACCATCGCCAAATAATGCACAAACATCCATCCTTCCAATGTCTCTTTGTCCCGAACATACATCCTGTCTGCTTCCAATACATTCTTAAACACATCATACATCTGCTCTATAGCATGCCGGCTCTTATACATCTCATATATCTTCTTCCCTTCATCTTCCTCTACATTGGTAATAATAGCCAACGTCCCAAAACGATGCTGGATAGAATGATAATTTTCTATGTTGTATCCTTCGTATTGTTTCTCTATCCGTAGCAAATAATCCCGCACCTCTTCTGCCCGTAAATGCTCATCAAAAAACACATATATCCATCGGTTATCTTTTTTATACCGGTAATACCATAGGGGTCGATCCTGATAAATAAAAAAACCTGTCCATTCCCGTTTGTCGGATTGTCTTAGCCGGTCTTCTTCTATCAGCGACGAGTCCCGCTTCAATGGCATCACATAATGCAATCCCTCCTCTTCCAGATACTTCCGGTTCTCTTCTGAATTAAATCCTTTGTCGCCTATCACCACACATTGTTTTACGCCGCTTTCTGCAATGGCATTTTTCAGTGTCTTTACATCGCTGATGTCTCCGCTTAACACCCGGTAATACAATGGCATCTGCTGCTCATACCCATACAAACATAGAAAGTTGACTTGCGGACGAAATTCCCATTGGGCGTTGTATCCTTTCTGATTCAGTCCTAATTGTTGGGATTGAGAAAAAACATGTGTAATGTCTATCAAAAGATGTTTAGAGGTATCGGTCATTAGTTTCTGAAAGAATGCTACGATTTTTTTTCGTTGTATGCCCACCTGTTCAAGCATCTGACTGCATTTTTGCGGAGTGATGGTGGGCATGGAAAGAAGGTGTTGGAGGTAAGTAAACGCATAGTGAAGGGGATAGTTTTTCATAGGCGCCTGGTGAAGCAAACGCATATAGGTGCAGAGCAAAAGATATTTCCACTCGTTGGGGAAAGTGGATTGCAGGGCTTGAAGCAGGTCGGTGTTTTGGTGGAAAATCCAATGAGACAATCCATATTCATAGATGGAGATGTGTTGGAGGGCTTCCTGCAGTTTTCTGCGTTTGCTTTTGATGATACCGTTTTTTGTAACGCGGCCGATACAACCGAGGGTGATTTTAACGGGTCTTCCGCCTTTTTCTTTGGAGCGTTTGCTGGTGATTTGGTAGAGGTAGAGGTAACCGTTGATGTTACGGATTTCGGTTCCTTTTGTTTTGAATTTGAGGGCCCATTTAGGGATTTTGGAGGATTTTTTGGTTTTGGGTTTTTGTGGAGTTTTGGAACGGGAGGAGGATGGGGTTGATTTTTTTTGTTTTTTCATAGTATTGTTTATTTAGACAATACGCAAAAATAAGGACAAAATAAAGGAAACGGGATAATTTTAAGAAAAAAATATCAACAGTATGATGTGGAAAACAGGTGGGATAAGGATAAGAGAAGGTATTTACAAAAAATGAAGGGTAAAGTAGATAGAAATCAGGCAGAACAATACTTGCATAGGTTGTATGGCTTAAAATCGTAATAGTTTGGGTTTAATTTCTCTGTGTTCCTCCGTGCTTATCGTGGTGAATTTATTTTTTTAAAACCACATTGAATACACGATTGTAAAATGAAATGGAAAAAAGATTATTCAGAAGATTGTGCGTTGAGTTTATAGTTTTTTTCAAAAACAATCATTTTGTCGGCATTGTAAGGCAAGTAGAATTGTTCTTCAATGGGTTGGTATCCTAATGCTTCGATTTTTATTTTATATGAACGATCACCCTGGAGAGTGACATAAAATTGTCCGTCTTCTTCATCTACTTCAAAGGATGATACCTTTTTGTTGTTTTCATCAAATACCGTAATGCGTGGAACAATGGTAGAATTGGTGTCGTTTTTTAAAACAGTGCCTTTAAAAACAGACAATTTGCTGTTGTTTGATTTGAACAAGTCATAATTGGATAGGTCGATGATATAAATATCTCTTTCTCCGTACCCCTCCTTGCGAACACTTGAAAAGAATGCCGTTTTGTAGTCGGCGCTGATAACAAAATTGACATCATCATCAACAGTATTGATAGGATAACCAAGATTGACAGGTTCTGACCAAGTGCTGTCATCTTGTAAAACTGACATAAAGATATCGTATCCACCCATGGATTTGTGACCTTTTGACGAAAAAAACAGAGTGCGGCCATCAGGATGGATAAATACGGAGATTTCATCTTCGGATGTGTTGACAGGTTCTCCAAGATTAATGGGTTCGGTCCAATTGTAACGAGAAATGCGACGGCTGACCCAAATATCACCATGTCCCTTAGAACCTTTAGGACGTTCGCTGATAAAATATAAAAATTCGTTATCTGAAGTAATGCTGGCAGATGACTCAAAATAAGTAGAATTGACTGTTTTGCTTAAAGGTCGGGGCATGCTCCATTTATTCGAATAAGAGGAGTATTTTGAGAGAAAAATATCACCGATATAGTTGATTCCATCATTCCGGTAGACAAAAAGCATTTTGCCATCTTTGGAAAGGCCTATGCTGGCATCGTGTCCTTTTGTGTTGATGCGTCCGGGAATGGGTTCTGCATCTGTCCAGTATCCTAACTGTTCGTCAAACTGGGAAATGTAAATATCTTCGTAATATTTTTTATCTCCCATTTCATCGATGCGTCCACCTTCTGTATCGGGACGACGGGATGTGAAAATAATGGTTTTGCCATCGGCTGTGATGCATGGGTTATAGTCGTCGAACCGGGAGTTAATTTCTCTTCCGATGTTTTTGATAGTTACATTTACGGGATTTTGCATCATTGCTTTGGCTGTGTGTACTTGAGAAATATATTTCTCTACAGGACTTTGGGCGACATATTTCGTTTTGTTGACAGATTTAAATTTTTCGAATGCGCTCAAAGCTTCATCGAGGCGTCCGGTACGATGCAATGAGATTCCCAAGTTGAGATATAAATCTTTATCGACAGATTCGTCGATTTTTTTTGCATTGTTGAAATAGTCGTATGCAAGATCATAATTTTTCAGGGCAAGATGGCATTCTCCAATGCGATAATTAATTAAGGCATTGTTGGGATGTTCGGCGTGTATTTGACGATAGAGGATGAGGGCTTCGCGAAAATTGTTGTTGAGATACTCGTGACGAGCTTGAATCATGGTTAAACGGAATTTTCCGCTGATTTTTTCTGATTGTGCCTGAAGTTGATGGGAAAAGAAAAAAAATACTAAAGAATAAAATACAGCTAAAATTCTATTCATGGCTTGTTTTTGATTTAATAAAAATTTTACAAGGAATATGTGCAAATGTAATTGAAAATTTAAAGAATGCAAACATAAAATGAAGTAAAGAATGCTTAAAGTGATGTGTCAAAGAGTTTGCCATTTTCACATTTAAGAATGCGTGATGGAAATGCTTTAATTAATTCGTAATTATGGGTAGCCATAAGGACTGCTTTGCCGGAATCGCTGATTTTTTTAAGAAGTTGCATTATTTCGTGAGATGTTTCAGGGTCGAGGTTTCCGGTGGGTTCGTCGGCAAGAATTAAATCCGGATTATTTATTAGCGCGCGCGCTATGGCTACTCTTTGTTGCTCACCACCTGAAAGTTCGTGCGGCATTTTATAGCCCTTGTTGGCGAGTCCGACATTGGACAACAGTTCATCGGCACGATGTTGCATTTGTTGTTTGTTTTTCCATCCGGTGGCTTTCATCACGAAATATAGGTTTTCGTTAACGTTGCGGTCGGTAAGTAGCTGAAAGTCTTGGAATACTATACCAAGATGACGCCGAAGGTAGGGTATTTGTTTGCGTTTGAGGTTATGGAGTTCGAATTTTCCAAAATATCCTTCGCCTTCTGCAAGGGGGAGTTCGCCGTAGAGTGTTTTGAGAAACGAAGTTTTGCCGCTGCCGGTTTTGCCTATGAGATAGACAAATTCCCCGGAATAGATATCAAGGTCAATGTCGCTTAATATAACGTGTGGTCCTTGCAGAATCTTTGCCCTGCGAAGTTTAAGTATACCGGTTTTGATGGAGTCGTTGGACATTTTGAAATATCTTTTTTGTGAAATACAATATTCAACAATTTTTGTGGTAGAAAAAAAAAGTTGGATACAATTTTTAAACAAACAAACGTTTATTATGCTTAAAAGTTGGTTTTTTGTTGGAGTTCCAAAAAAAGGGGGGGGTAATGATAATGGGGTGTAGGATGTTGGATGTGAAGATGAAATGCGGCCGGCGGTGAGCGGATAGCCCGCAAGCGGGGCGGCCCGGCAGGCAAGGAGTGCGGCAGCCGACGGCAGGAGGATCGCCGCGCGACTATGACTGCCGTTTGGCCGCCCCGCGCGGACTATGAGCGAACCGCCGAGATGCCGCCCATTAAATAATTATGCCCAAGGAAAAACACTTTGAGAATTGAAAATATAAAATGGTGTCTTAAAAATTGTTTAACATTATCAGGTTGAAAACTAAATGATTTTGATGTGTTTTAAATGAATGTAAGTGATAATTTTACGCGAATTTCAAAATATTATGCATTTGAGAGTGAAACCAATTGCCTTAGGGGCTATTCTGTTGCCGATTGTTTTGTTGATAGTAATGGTGGATGCTAATGGGCAGGTCACACGTCAAAATGATTGGAGATTTGCTGCATATGACCGGATGATGGATGATTTTATGAAAGGAAAAATATGCCGGTGTGGTAAAAGAGGCAGAATTGATTATTGAACATCCCGACCTTTACAGCTACCGACAGGTGGAGGATGCATATTTTTACCGGTGTTTGGCGGCTGTGGAGTTGTTTAATAAAGATGCCGAGAATCTTGTAAACGACTTTAAAGAGAGGTTTCCGTATTCGGATAAAACCATACGTGCATCGTTTTATTTAGGTAGGTATTATTTCCGGAAAAGGAAATGGGATAAGGCGTTAGAGGTGTTTGGTTCAATAAAAAAAGAAGAGTTGGATTATGGTATGTTGTGTGAATATCATTTCAGGTTGGGGTATTCGTATTTTGAGCTGGACTTGTATGACAAAGCCAAGCCACATTTTTATGAGGCGATGAATTTTAACGACATTTTTGCCGATGCGGCGAGGTATTATTATGCATTTATTTTATATCTTGAGAAAGATTACAGCCCGGCGTTGGAAAATTTTTTGAAGTTGCAGGATAATGAGAAATTCGCAAAGGTAGTTCCTTATTATATCATTCAGATATATTATATTCAAGGGAAATACAGAGATGTGATAAAGTATTACGAAAATTTAGGCGATAGTATTGTGCCCAATAGAAAAAACGAGTTGTATAAATATTTGGCCGAAAGTTATTATTATTTGAAAGAATATGATAAGGCCATTAGTTATTATGAAGAGATTTTGTCGGATATAAGAAGAAACAGGGAATACAGTTATAATCTGGCTGAAGCATACCGTAAGACCGGTAAATGTCAGAATTCGGTTGAGTATTATCGATATGCCATTGGGGAAAATGATTCGTTGTCGCAGATTGCTTATTATAATATGGGGCGATGTTATATTGAGATGAACCGGAAGGAATATGCCCGTAATGTATTCAAAAATGCGGCAGAGTTGCCTTTTAACAGTACATTAAGAGAAGAAGCATTGTATAATTATGCCAAATTGAGTTATGAATTGTCTTTTCATCCCTTTAATGATGCTGTGCTGGCCATTGAGAAGTTTTTGAATGAATTTCCAAACTCGTTGAAACGCGATGAAATGATAAGTTATTTGATATCCATATATTACACGACCAAAAATTATAATGCTGCATTGGCGTCTATAGAAAGATTGAAATTTAAGGATATAAAAATATTGGAGATTTATCAAAAGATTGCGTATTTGCAAGCCATTCAGTTGTTTAATGACCAAAACTACCGGGAAGCCATTGGCTTTTTTGACAAATCACTACAATATAAATACGATAAAAATGTATATTCGCAGGCACTGTATTGGAAAGCAGAATCGCATTACCGCCTTGGAGAATATACTGATGCTATAAAAGATTGGCAAAACCTATTGGAATATCCTGCGGTGATAAACCAAGAATTTTATCTCAACATATACTATCAGCTGGGGTATGCTTATTGGCAACTGAAAAAATACAACGAATCAATCGAATGGTTCAGAAAATTTACTGCACAAAGCAGTATTGATGTCAAGAAGAAATGTGATGCATATAACCGCATTGCCGATGGGTATTTTTTACAAAGAAAGTTTGAATGGGCGCTTGAGTATTATGAAAAAAATACTTTTTGTGGCAAATATGAGACCGATTACGCTATGTATCAATCGGCATTGTGTCTTGGGGTGGTGAAAAATTATGACGAAAAAATTAATATATTGAAATCATTAGTCACTCAATATCCTAACAGTGATTATGTAGATGATGCTTTGTTTCAAATTGCAGAAACTTATCTTGTGCAAGGTCAGCAAAGCAACGCGCTTGTTTATTTAAAAAAGATATATGATGAACATCGAAGGTCGCCATATCTTGCCGAAGTGATATTGAAAATAGGTTTGGTTTATTACAATCAGGGCAACGATGATGAAGCATTGAAATATTTTAAACAAGCAGTGGAGCAGTTCCCATCGACCGAATATGCATATAGTGCCATAGACAAAATAAAGGCAATCTATCTCGAAAATAATGATGTGGCAGGATTTGAAAATTATGTAAAACAATTCGATTTTATCAAAATCAATCCGTCATCATTGGATTCGTCCAGTTTTTATGTGGCAGAAAAGAATTATTTTGACGGAGATTGTGCAAAGGCGGTGTCGCAACTTACGGCTTATCTTGAAAAATATCCTAACGGATATTTTCGTGTGCCTGCGTTGTATTACAGAGCTGATTGCGAATGGAGAGGCGGTTTTGTGGAAGAAGCAAGAAACGATTTATTGAAACTGTGGGAAATGGGAAGAAACCGTTTTTCGGCCAATGTTGCCGAAAGATTGGCCGAGATTTACAGGAAAGAAAATAATTGGAATAAAGCAGAATATTTCTACAAACAATTAATTGAGTTAAGTGCAGAAGAAAAATTGTTGAAAAATGCACATTTTCAACTTACTCAAATATACTTTGAGATGAATCGTCCTGATGATGCATTAAAGCATGCAGACATATATTTGAAAATGTCGGGTTCAAATGAAGAGAATTCAGTTCAAAAAATAAAACTAATCAAAGCAAAATGTTTAATGGAAAAATTGATGCCTGACCAAGCTGAATCCATTTTCAAAGAATTGTCGCAAAAGAATAATGCCATTGGAGCAGAATCGAAATATTATCTGGCATTTTTGAAATACCAAAGAGGTGAATACAAGAAAGCTGAAAAAGACATATTTGATTTTGTGAAATCCTCGCCCGGATACGAATATTGGGTGACCAAATCATTGATATTG
This window harbors:
- the ftsE gene encoding phosphonate ABC transporter ATP-binding protein — its product is MSNDSIKTGILKLRRAKILQGPHVILSDIDLDIYSGEFVYLIGKTGSGKTSFLKTLYGELPLAEGEGYFGKFELHNLKRKQIPYLRRHLGIVFQDFQLLTDRNVNENLYFVMKATGWKNKQQMQHRADELLSNVGLANKGYKMPHELSGGEQQRVAIARALINNPDLILADEPTGNLDPETSHEIMQLLKKISDSGKAVLMATHNYELIKAFPSRILKCENGKLFDTSL